CTTCGTGAGCCCGGCCGCGAATACGCCGAGGACATCGAAACCGGTTCGGCGGCTGCCGCTCTAGGTGGCTACACCGCGGTGTTCGCGATGGCCAACACCGACCCGGTGGCCGACAGCCCGGTGGTCACCGACCACGTGTGGCACCGCGGACAGCAGGTCGGCCTGGTCGATGTGCATCCGGTCGGCGCGGTCACGGTGGGCCTGGAGGGCAAGCAGCTCACCGAGATGGGGCTGATGGCCGCCGGCGCCGGAGGGGTCCGGATGTTCTCCGACGACGGCGTCTGCGTGCACGACCCGTTGGTGATGCGCCGCGCACTGGAGTACGCAAGCGGGCTGGGTGTGCTGATCGCCCAGCACGCCGAGGAACCGCGGCTCACCGTCGGCGCCGTCGCGCACGAGGGACCCAATGCCGCCAAGCTGGGGCTGGCCGGCTGGCCGCGCTCGGCCGAGGAATCCATCGTCGCGCGCGACGCGATTCTGGCCCGCGACGCCGGAGCCCGGGTGCACATCTGCCACGCATCCACCGCGGGCACCGTCGAACTGTTGAAATGGGCCAAAGCGCAGGGCATCTCGATCACCGCCGAGGTCACCCCGCACCACCTGCTGCTCGACGACACCCGGCTGAACAGCTATGACGGCCGCAACCGGGTCAACCCGCCGCTGCGCGAGGCCTCCGATGTGGCGGCCCTGCGACAGGCGCTCGCCGACGGGGTCATCGACTGCGTGGCCACCGACCACGCCCCACACGCCGAGCAGGAGAAGTGCTGCGAATTCGCCAACGCGCGCCCCGGCATGCTGGGCCTGGAGACCGCGCTGTCCGTGGTCGTCGAGACCATGGTCAAGCCCGGCCTGCTGGGCTGGCGTGATGTCGCCCGGGTGATGAGTGAGGCCCCCGCCGCGATCGTCGGGCTGCCCGATCAGGGCCGCCCGCTGGCGGTGGGGGAACCGGCCAACGTCACCGTCGTCGATCCCGACGCCACCTGGACGGTCACCGGCTCGGAACTGGCCAGCCGCTCGGACAACACACCGTTCGAAGAGATGACGCTGCCGGCCGCGGTGACATGTACGTTGCTGCGCGGCAAGATCACCGCGCGCCGGGGATCGGGCGAGCGTGACCGCCCAACGAGTAGCGAAGCGGATCGCGCATGAACGACGCAACCCTGATCGGATCGCTGGTGCTGGCCACGGTGGTGGTGCTGGCCATCGGCTTCTTCATCCGGCA
This region of Mycolicibacterium diernhoferi genomic DNA includes:
- a CDS encoding dihydroorotase; translated protein: MSGQVLIRGVRLYGEGDPVDVLIADGQIAEIGSGIGSDADTVIEAAGQILLPGFVDLHTHLREPGREYAEDIETGSAAAALGGYTAVFAMANTDPVADSPVVTDHVWHRGQQVGLVDVHPVGAVTVGLEGKQLTEMGLMAAGAGGVRMFSDDGVCVHDPLVMRRALEYASGLGVLIAQHAEEPRLTVGAVAHEGPNAAKLGLAGWPRSAEESIVARDAILARDAGARVHICHASTAGTVELLKWAKAQGISITAEVTPHHLLLDDTRLNSYDGRNRVNPPLREASDVAALRQALADGVIDCVATDHAPHAEQEKCCEFANARPGMLGLETALSVVVETMVKPGLLGWRDVARVMSEAPAAIVGLPDQGRPLAVGEPANVTVVDPDATWTVTGSELASRSDNTPFEEMTLPAAVTCTLLRGKITARRGSGERDRPTSSEADRA